The Cydia splendana chromosome 8, ilCydSple1.2, whole genome shotgun sequence genome contains a region encoding:
- the LOC134792995 gene encoding tumor protein p63-regulated gene 1-like protein isoform X4: MSDLLDDDLEFRGGTLQLSSENNTEEQGGSSNTLGVNTSKPSVLSGADSLPSNSSTSSLAEGRPQEANASAAPPEPQTVYPRYDVPFNRENIQDFFTFRKGVVESAIQECITVLLFPEDGEYLGSWLLTEITLWDNEKERIVLLTSRLVMTIKYDFIAMKQLDFKKTYLDDLDTIVIGELVYPPSSLVPERNLRGVRLMWNKGEPLPLKMAWNPFSQDVPFITFASHPIYWHKDDEVEERSTYDMEIFAQKLQRAVEAMASSSCCIHHAPIVIQSYVGVTSMLHNKTSMGFFKVRGKFSF; the protein is encoded by the exons ATGAGTGACTTGCTTGACGACGATCTGGAGTTCCGCGGCGGTACGCTGCAGCTGTCTTCGGAGAATAACACTGAAGAGCAAGGTGGTAGTAGTAATACACTGGGTGTCAACACAAGTAAGCCCTCAGTATTGTCTGGTGCGGACTCTTTGCCATCGAATTCGTCTACATCGTCTCTTGCCG AAGGAAGGCCACAAGAAGCCAACGCCTCAGCAGCACCACCTGAACCACAAACTGTGTACCCCCGCTACGATGTACCGTTCAACCGAGAGAACATCCAGGATTTCTTCACATTCCGGAAGGGAGTTGTCGAGAGTGCCATACAAGAGTGTATCACAGTGCTGTTGTTCCCTGAGGATGGGGAGTACCTTGGTTCATGGTTATTGACAGA AATAACCCTATGGGACAATGAGAAGGAGCGGATAGTCCTGCTGACGTCCCGGTTGGTGATGACCATAAAATACGACTTCATTGCCATGAAGCAGCTAGACTTCAAGAAGACGTACCTCGACGATCTGGACACCATCGTTATTGGGGAGCTGGTGTACCCACCCTCCTCTTTAGTTCC AGAACGCAACCTCCGCGGAGTCCGACTGATGTGGAATAAAGGAGAGCCGCTACCGCTGAAAATGGCGTGGAACCCTTTTAGTCAAGACGTCCCGTTTATTACTTTCGCGTCTCATCCGATTTACTGGCATAAAG ATGACGAGGTCGAAGAGCGTTCCACATACGACATGGAAATCTTCGCCCAGAAGTTACAGAGGGCCGTCGAAGCTATGGCCTCATCCTCCTGCTGTATACACCACGCGCCCATAGTCATACAGAGTTACGTAGGTGTGACGTCAATGTTACATAATAAGACCAGTATGGGCTTCTTCAAGGTCAGAGGGAAGTTTAGTTTCTAG
- the LOC134792995 gene encoding tumor protein p63-regulated gene 1-like protein isoform X2, whose amino-acid sequence MSDLLDDDLEFRGGTLQLSSENNTEEQGGSSNTLGVNTSKPSVLSGADSLPSNSSTSSLAGRPQEANASAAPPEPQTVYPRYDVPFNRENIQDFFTFRKGVVESAIQECITVLLFPEDGEYLGSWLLTEITLWDNEKERIVLLTSRLVMTIKYDFIAMKQLDFKKTYLDDLDTIVIGELVYPPSSLVPRLNGIATGVTTVVKDVVIDRLCRRPSDEGDAKLFDYKYFEPRERNLRGVRLMWNKGEPLPLKMAWNPFSQDVPFITFASHPIYWHKDDEVEERSTYDMEIFAQKLQRAVEAMASSSCCIHHAPIVIQSYVGVTSMLHNKTSMGFFKVRGKFSF is encoded by the exons ATGAGTGACTTGCTTGACGACGATCTGGAGTTCCGCGGCGGTACGCTGCAGCTGTCTTCGGAGAATAACACTGAAGAGCAAGGTGGTAGTAGTAATACACTGGGTGTCAACACAAGTAAGCCCTCAGTATTGTCTGGTGCGGACTCTTTGCCATCGAATTCGTCTACATCGTCTCTTGCCG GAAGGCCACAAGAAGCCAACGCCTCAGCAGCACCACCTGAACCACAAACTGTGTACCCCCGCTACGATGTACCGTTCAACCGAGAGAACATCCAGGATTTCTTCACATTCCGGAAGGGAGTTGTCGAGAGTGCCATACAAGAGTGTATCACAGTGCTGTTGTTCCCTGAGGATGGGGAGTACCTTGGTTCATGGTTATTGACAGA AATAACCCTATGGGACAATGAGAAGGAGCGGATAGTCCTGCTGACGTCCCGGTTGGTGATGACCATAAAATACGACTTCATTGCCATGAAGCAGCTAGACTTCAAGAAGACGTACCTCGACGATCTGGACACCATCGTTATTGGGGAGCTGGTGTACCCACCCTCCTCTTTAGTTCC TCGGTTAAACGGCATAGCGACGGGCGTGACGACCGTGGTGAAGGACGTCGTCATAGATCGCCTGTGCCGGCGGCCGAGCGACGAGGGGGACGCCAAACTCTTCGATTACAAGTATTTTGAACCTAG AGAACGCAACCTCCGCGGAGTCCGACTGATGTGGAATAAAGGAGAGCCGCTACCGCTGAAAATGGCGTGGAACCCTTTTAGTCAAGACGTCCCGTTTATTACTTTCGCGTCTCATCCGATTTACTGGCATAAAG ATGACGAGGTCGAAGAGCGTTCCACATACGACATGGAAATCTTCGCCCAGAAGTTACAGAGGGCCGTCGAAGCTATGGCCTCATCCTCCTGCTGTATACACCACGCGCCCATAGTCATACAGAGTTACGTAGGTGTGACGTCAATGTTACATAATAAGACCAGTATGGGCTTCTTCAAGGTCAGAGGGAAGTTTAGTTTCTAG
- the LOC134792995 gene encoding tumor protein p63-regulated gene 1-like protein isoform X1 codes for MSDLLDDDLEFRGGTLQLSSENNTEEQGGSSNTLGVNTSKPSVLSGADSLPSNSSTSSLAEGRPQEANASAAPPEPQTVYPRYDVPFNRENIQDFFTFRKGVVESAIQECITVLLFPEDGEYLGSWLLTEITLWDNEKERIVLLTSRLVMTIKYDFIAMKQLDFKKTYLDDLDTIVIGELVYPPSSLVPRLNGIATGVTTVVKDVVIDRLCRRPSDEGDAKLFDYKYFEPRERNLRGVRLMWNKGEPLPLKMAWNPFSQDVPFITFASHPIYWHKDDEVEERSTYDMEIFAQKLQRAVEAMASSSCCIHHAPIVIQSYVGVTSMLHNKTSMGFFKVRGKFSF; via the exons ATGAGTGACTTGCTTGACGACGATCTGGAGTTCCGCGGCGGTACGCTGCAGCTGTCTTCGGAGAATAACACTGAAGAGCAAGGTGGTAGTAGTAATACACTGGGTGTCAACACAAGTAAGCCCTCAGTATTGTCTGGTGCGGACTCTTTGCCATCGAATTCGTCTACATCGTCTCTTGCCG AAGGAAGGCCACAAGAAGCCAACGCCTCAGCAGCACCACCTGAACCACAAACTGTGTACCCCCGCTACGATGTACCGTTCAACCGAGAGAACATCCAGGATTTCTTCACATTCCGGAAGGGAGTTGTCGAGAGTGCCATACAAGAGTGTATCACAGTGCTGTTGTTCCCTGAGGATGGGGAGTACCTTGGTTCATGGTTATTGACAGA AATAACCCTATGGGACAATGAGAAGGAGCGGATAGTCCTGCTGACGTCCCGGTTGGTGATGACCATAAAATACGACTTCATTGCCATGAAGCAGCTAGACTTCAAGAAGACGTACCTCGACGATCTGGACACCATCGTTATTGGGGAGCTGGTGTACCCACCCTCCTCTTTAGTTCC TCGGTTAAACGGCATAGCGACGGGCGTGACGACCGTGGTGAAGGACGTCGTCATAGATCGCCTGTGCCGGCGGCCGAGCGACGAGGGGGACGCCAAACTCTTCGATTACAAGTATTTTGAACCTAG AGAACGCAACCTCCGCGGAGTCCGACTGATGTGGAATAAAGGAGAGCCGCTACCGCTGAAAATGGCGTGGAACCCTTTTAGTCAAGACGTCCCGTTTATTACTTTCGCGTCTCATCCGATTTACTGGCATAAAG ATGACGAGGTCGAAGAGCGTTCCACATACGACATGGAAATCTTCGCCCAGAAGTTACAGAGGGCCGTCGAAGCTATGGCCTCATCCTCCTGCTGTATACACCACGCGCCCATAGTCATACAGAGTTACGTAGGTGTGACGTCAATGTTACATAATAAGACCAGTATGGGCTTCTTCAAGGTCAGAGGGAAGTTTAGTTTCTAG
- the LOC134792995 gene encoding tumor protein p63-regulated gene 1-like protein isoform X3 yields the protein MSDLLDDDLEFRGGTLQLSSENNTEEQGGSSNTLGVNTSKPSVLSGADSLPSNSSTSSLAEGRPQEANASAAPPEPQTVYPRYDVPFNRENIQDFFTFRKGVVESAIQECITVLLFPEDGEYLGSWLLTEITLWDNEKERIVLLTSRLVMTIKYDFIAMKQLDFKKTYLDDLDTIVIGELVYPPSSLVPRLNGIATGVTTVVKDVVIDRLCRRPSDEGDAKLFDYKERNLRGVRLMWNKGEPLPLKMAWNPFSQDVPFITFASHPIYWHKDDEVEERSTYDMEIFAQKLQRAVEAMASSSCCIHHAPIVIQSYVGVTSMLHNKTSMGFFKVRGKFSF from the exons ATGAGTGACTTGCTTGACGACGATCTGGAGTTCCGCGGCGGTACGCTGCAGCTGTCTTCGGAGAATAACACTGAAGAGCAAGGTGGTAGTAGTAATACACTGGGTGTCAACACAAGTAAGCCCTCAGTATTGTCTGGTGCGGACTCTTTGCCATCGAATTCGTCTACATCGTCTCTTGCCG AAGGAAGGCCACAAGAAGCCAACGCCTCAGCAGCACCACCTGAACCACAAACTGTGTACCCCCGCTACGATGTACCGTTCAACCGAGAGAACATCCAGGATTTCTTCACATTCCGGAAGGGAGTTGTCGAGAGTGCCATACAAGAGTGTATCACAGTGCTGTTGTTCCCTGAGGATGGGGAGTACCTTGGTTCATGGTTATTGACAGA AATAACCCTATGGGACAATGAGAAGGAGCGGATAGTCCTGCTGACGTCCCGGTTGGTGATGACCATAAAATACGACTTCATTGCCATGAAGCAGCTAGACTTCAAGAAGACGTACCTCGACGATCTGGACACCATCGTTATTGGGGAGCTGGTGTACCCACCCTCCTCTTTAGTTCC TCGGTTAAACGGCATAGCGACGGGCGTGACGACCGTGGTGAAGGACGTCGTCATAGATCGCCTGTGCCGGCGGCCGAGCGACGAGGGGGACGCCAAACTCTTCGATTACAA AGAACGCAACCTCCGCGGAGTCCGACTGATGTGGAATAAAGGAGAGCCGCTACCGCTGAAAATGGCGTGGAACCCTTTTAGTCAAGACGTCCCGTTTATTACTTTCGCGTCTCATCCGATTTACTGGCATAAAG ATGACGAGGTCGAAGAGCGTTCCACATACGACATGGAAATCTTCGCCCAGAAGTTACAGAGGGCCGTCGAAGCTATGGCCTCATCCTCCTGCTGTATACACCACGCGCCCATAGTCATACAGAGTTACGTAGGTGTGACGTCAATGTTACATAATAAGACCAGTATGGGCTTCTTCAAGGTCAGAGGGAAGTTTAGTTTCTAG